A window of the Acidimicrobiales bacterium genome harbors these coding sequences:
- a CDS encoding phosphotransferase, with translation MNALPTSSQAITVDWLNIALSDEVRDGARVTKVDAEVIGEGVGFIGEVARLTLTYDAPTPSSTTSMISKLPTTNEGFKHLGLMLGFYEKESGFFRDVAPEIQLRIPACFHNAAHDNDFILLLEDLAPMRAGNQLASCTLEEAGLALEAVALLHAHWWQNPRLEEFSSWLPGPDSPYFQILKGAYLGGLERFHTVFGHLVSPDIELLVNRAAEDYEAMVAAGAGRHPHTFIHGDFRLDNMMFGDGPDDPPFALLDWQLPFQANPLWDVVYFLGGNFEPAWRRTHEDELLVRYHQVLVANGVEDYSLEHCREDYRAAGLVLLGYLVTGANDVDLDTLNDRGRELIETMFTRYSTTILDLGSADFLP, from the coding sequence GTGAACGCACTACCCACATCGAGCCAGGCCATCACGGTCGACTGGCTCAACATCGCCTTGAGCGACGAGGTACGAGATGGCGCCCGCGTCACGAAGGTCGATGCCGAGGTCATCGGCGAAGGCGTCGGCTTCATCGGCGAGGTGGCTCGGCTGACCCTGACCTACGACGCGCCGACGCCTTCATCCACGACGTCGATGATTTCCAAGCTGCCGACGACCAATGAGGGGTTCAAGCATCTCGGACTCATGCTCGGCTTCTACGAGAAGGAGTCGGGGTTCTTCCGTGACGTCGCGCCCGAGATCCAACTCCGGATCCCAGCGTGCTTCCACAACGCAGCCCACGACAACGACTTCATCCTCCTGCTCGAGGACCTCGCGCCGATGCGCGCCGGGAACCAGCTCGCCTCCTGCACCTTGGAGGAAGCCGGGCTGGCGCTCGAGGCGGTGGCGCTGCTTCATGCCCACTGGTGGCAGAACCCCCGTCTCGAGGAGTTCTCGTCATGGCTCCCCGGTCCGGACAGCCCCTACTTCCAGATCCTGAAGGGTGCGTATCTCGGTGGGCTCGAGCGGTTCCACACCGTCTTCGGCCACCTCGTCAGCCCGGACATCGAATTGCTCGTGAACCGAGCTGCCGAGGACTACGAGGCCATGGTCGCGGCCGGGGCAGGACGGCATCCACACACCTTCATCCACGGTGACTTCCGACTCGACAACATGATGTTCGGGGACGGACCCGACGACCCACCGTTCGCCCTGCTCGACTGGCAACTGCCGTTCCAGGCCAACCCATTGTGGGATGTCGTCTACTTCCTCGGCGGCAACTTCGAGCCTGCGTGGCGACGCACCCACGAGGACGAGTTGCTCGTTCGATACCACCAGGTGCTGGTGGCGAATGGTGTCGAGGACTACTCGCTCGAACACTGTCGGGAGGACTATCGCGCCGCAGGACTCGTGCTGCTCGGCTACCTGGTGACCGGAGCCAACGATGTCGACCTCGACACGTTGAACGATCGCGGCCGGGAGCTCATCGAGACGATGTTCACCCGATACTCGACCACCATCCTCGATCTCGGCTCGGCCGACTTCCTCCCCTGA
- a CDS encoding alpha/beta hydrolase, which produces MQQRRSISVPVAGGELSVEVSGASPERSNGSVVFLHDLAANSVSWRSVTSRLDPATTALAPDLRGRAASGELPEPFGIDAHVADVIAVLDHTGAGSCVLVGHGTGASIATSMAERHPDRVHGCVLIDGGVPIRVIGDHAVVIDAALLPLLQRLRTVYPDRDTALLAARARGMSTGTADDVFVATVLHDLGGTPPQVRSRTNESAVWFDGSELLLDPAKSSAIERIGVPVEVLSVAAWARPVVADDVVLGDPLELERRHAHVAAAIVPGVDHDGLLLHPQGADAVRRCVDRVMARATRRPN; this is translated from the coding sequence ATGCAGCAGCGACGCTCGATCTCGGTGCCCGTCGCGGGTGGGGAGCTGTCGGTCGAGGTCAGCGGCGCGTCGCCCGAGCGCTCGAACGGCAGCGTGGTGTTCCTTCACGACCTTGCAGCGAACTCGGTGAGTTGGCGCTCGGTGACCTCACGACTCGACCCGGCGACGACCGCACTGGCGCCGGACCTTCGCGGCCGCGCCGCGAGCGGCGAGCTCCCCGAACCCTTCGGCATCGATGCGCACGTTGCCGACGTGATCGCCGTGCTCGATCACACCGGAGCCGGCTCCTGCGTCCTCGTCGGACACGGCACGGGAGCGTCGATCGCCACCTCCATGGCCGAACGTCACCCGGACCGCGTCCACGGTTGCGTCCTGATCGACGGCGGTGTTCCGATCCGCGTGATCGGCGATCACGCCGTAGTGATCGACGCAGCGTTGCTCCCACTGCTGCAACGGTTGCGGACGGTCTATCCGGATCGCGACACGGCACTGCTCGCCGCCCGAGCACGAGGGATGTCGACCGGTACGGCCGACGACGTGTTCGTGGCGACCGTGCTCCACGACCTCGGTGGGACACCACCTCAGGTTCGTAGCCGCACCAACGAGTCAGCCGTCTGGTTCGACGGAAGCGAACTCCTCCTCGACCCGGCGAAATCCAGCGCCATCGAGCGGATCGGCGTCCCTGTCGAGGTGCTCAGCGTTGCCGCGTGGGCCCGGCCTGTCGTCGCCGATGACGTGGTGCTCGGCGATCCGCTGGAACTCGAGCGTCGCCACGCCCACGTCGCTGCCGCCATCGTTCCCGGCGTCGACCACGACGGTCTCCTGCTGCACCCGCAAGGTGCGGACGCCGTTCGGCGCTGTGTCGACCGTGTGATGGCGCGAGCAACCCGCCGCCCGAACTGA
- a CDS encoding SDR family oxidoreductase → MDLRLDDKVALVTGGSRGIGKAIATMYAEAGARVMIVSRKAESLEAAAAEIGHGCQWISANTGDADSAAMAIDATIERLGGLDILVNNAATNPYAGPMIDVDQGRWEKTLQVNLTAPLLWTQTAWQKAMKDNGGVVINISSVGGLSTSAVLGVYDLTKSALIHMTEQLGAELGPKVRVNVICPGLIKTDFARMLWEGERGAEVAERYPLKRLGEPEDIAAAALYLASDAGSWMTGQKIVLDGGGLVAFPAFD, encoded by the coding sequence ATGGACCTTCGACTCGACGACAAAGTAGCCCTCGTGACCGGTGGATCACGAGGAATCGGCAAGGCGATCGCCACCATGTACGCCGAAGCCGGTGCCCGGGTGATGATCGTGTCCCGCAAGGCCGAGTCGCTCGAGGCCGCCGCCGCCGAGATCGGCCACGGATGCCAATGGATCTCGGCCAACACCGGCGATGCCGACTCGGCTGCCATGGCCATCGACGCCACCATCGAGCGCCTGGGTGGTCTCGACATCCTCGTCAACAACGCCGCGACGAACCCCTATGCCGGACCGATGATCGACGTCGACCAGGGCCGCTGGGAGAAGACGCTCCAGGTCAACCTCACCGCTCCCCTGCTGTGGACCCAGACGGCGTGGCAGAAGGCGATGAAGGACAACGGCGGCGTCGTCATCAACATCTCGTCGGTCGGTGGGCTCAGCACCAGTGCCGTGCTCGGGGTCTACGACCTCACCAAGTCGGCGCTCATCCACATGACCGAGCAGCTCGGCGCGGAACTCGGCCCCAAGGTGCGGGTCAACGTGATCTGCCCCGGCCTCATCAAGACCGATTTCGCTCGCATGCTCTGGGAGGGCGAACGGGGCGCCGAGGTGGCCGAGCGCTATCCGCTGAAGCGCCTGGGTGAGCCCGAAGACATCGCTGCGGCCGCTCTCTACCTGGCGAGCGACGCCGGGAGCTGGATGACCGGCCAGAAGATCGTCCTCGACGGCGGCGGTCTCGTGGCCTTCCCTGCCTTCGACTGA
- a CDS encoding helix-turn-helix transcriptional regulator, which produces MSTDRALPALLRYWRSQRGLSQLDLSLNAGVSTRHLSFLETGRSRPSVEMVMLLLETLDVPLRSRNEVLRAAGFDAHYPDPGVEAMLNGPLQLTLELMLRHHEPFPMLVVDRWYELAATNQAAARFMSLAGLDLHRNVARLLFDPAARPLIDDWPRTASEILRRIQREVLHRPNDEAMADLLADLLDAPDVPDDWRQPDLAAGAEPAIPLRFRVGDAVLSFMTTITAFNAPSNITLDELRLESFFPLDAETEAFCRSVLGAP; this is translated from the coding sequence ATGTCCACAGATCGAGCGCTTCCCGCCCTACTTCGCTACTGGCGATCGCAGCGGGGGCTGAGCCAGCTCGACCTCAGCCTCAACGCCGGCGTGTCGACTCGACACCTGAGCTTTCTCGAGACCGGCCGATCGCGTCCGAGCGTCGAGATGGTCATGTTGTTGCTCGAAACGCTCGATGTCCCACTGCGATCACGCAATGAAGTCCTGCGGGCAGCCGGGTTCGACGCCCACTATCCCGACCCCGGGGTCGAGGCCATGCTCAACGGGCCGCTCCAACTGACGCTCGAACTCATGCTGCGCCACCACGAGCCCTTCCCGATGCTGGTGGTCGATCGCTGGTACGAGCTCGCTGCGACGAATCAGGCGGCGGCACGATTCATGTCGCTCGCCGGCCTCGATCTTCACCGCAACGTCGCTCGGCTGCTGTTCGACCCCGCAGCTCGACCACTGATCGACGACTGGCCGCGAACGGCGAGCGAGATCCTGCGCCGTATCCAGCGCGAGGTCCTCCACCGACCCAACGACGAAGCCATGGCCGACCTCTTGGCCGATCTGCTCGACGCCCCCGACGTGCCCGACGACTGGCGGCAACCCGACCTGGCAGCCGGCGCCGAGCCGGCGATCCCGCTCCGGTTCCGGGTCGGCGATGCGGTCTTGTCGTTCATGACCACCATCACGGCCTTCAACGCGCCGAGCAACATCACGCTCGACGAACTGCGGCTCGAGAGCTTCTTTCCGCTCGACGCCGAGACCGAAGCCTTCTGCCGATCGGTGCTCGGCGCCCCCTGA
- a CDS encoding alpha/beta hydrolase, with product MTPRTHVPITNGRLGYRCVGDGPDIVFVHGWPLHREIWAEVAAALPGHRCHLIDLPGAGDSVMDDAVELGFDSLLRGLGEAIDELSLERFAVVASDSGGMVARRLVADRGEQVTALVLTGTEIPNERPWLLRLFLAVSRLPFAASLLRLNLGTRLLLHSPLVLGGAFDDRSLIDGAFHRSFVEPLLTDRSLMKRQLEVLRSYRWSDVDALLDVHARISAPTLLLWGANDPVFPADTARGMLDQFAGPAAFESIERGKLFAFAEFPDHFAARAAAFLASSVRAV from the coding sequence ATGACACCACGCACCCATGTCCCCATCACCAACGGTCGGCTCGGCTATCGCTGTGTCGGCGACGGCCCCGACATCGTCTTCGTCCACGGATGGCCGCTCCATCGCGAGATCTGGGCCGAGGTCGCGGCGGCCCTTCCCGGCCATCGATGCCATCTCATCGACCTCCCCGGCGCCGGGGACTCGGTCATGGACGACGCCGTCGAACTCGGCTTCGACTCGCTGTTGCGAGGTCTCGGTGAAGCGATCGATGAGCTCAGTCTCGAGCGTTTCGCCGTCGTTGCGAGCGACTCGGGCGGGATGGTGGCCCGTCGTCTGGTTGCCGATCGGGGCGAGCAGGTGACCGCGCTCGTCTTGACCGGCACCGAGATTCCCAACGAACGGCCATGGCTCCTCCGCCTCTTTCTCGCCGTGAGCCGCCTCCCGTTTGCAGCAAGCTTGCTCCGGCTCAACCTCGGGACCAGGCTGCTGCTCCATTCGCCGCTCGTGCTCGGCGGTGCCTTCGACGACCGGTCGCTCATCGACGGCGCGTTCCACCGGTCGTTCGTGGAGCCGCTGCTCACCGATCGGTCGCTGATGAAGCGGCAGCTCGAGGTGCTGCGGTCCTATCGCTGGTCCGATGTGGATGCGCTGCTCGACGTTCACGCCAGGATCAGCGCGCCCACGCTGCTGTTGTGGGGAGCGAACGACCCGGTCTTTCCGGCCGACACGGCCCGCGGGATGCTCGACCAGTTCGCAGGCCCGGCCGCGTTCGAGTCGATCGAGCGGGGCAAGCTCTTCGCATTCGCCGAGTTTCCCGACCACTTCGCTGCGCGGGCAGCTGCCTTCCTCGCCAGTTCGGTTCGTGCCGTCTGA
- a CDS encoding site-2 protease family protein, whose product MTDTIRLGRVAGIPVGIHWSALVVGIAVTVLLALQILPGADRSATSTDLWIAAGAGTLLFFVSLLAHEFGHAIMARRHDVGVAGLTLWVLGGMAKLTRQAPTPRAEFQIAIAGPAANAIGGLLFGGLAWLLYGNEYWLLGGAVCVWLAAVNVLLAVTNLAPGSPLDGGRVLAAFLWRRNGNAERSRLIAARLGLAMGLGIVILGLAEALWVGRISGYLTIAIGVFVAAAAKNDIAGAAVRARLDAMRLDALMVRHPVAVPDGSTAKQFLDWSNTQPIRSANPVVRWGNEPLGYLTSSMAAQVPEADRSWTTVGGIMLPAHLTPRAWDFESVATVLDRLDVSLPSVIVVHDPRTRQPLGTVSDDQIVALFAPPDWWGRDRTPPIAALPATAPALVGSR is encoded by the coding sequence TTGACCGACACCATTCGCCTGGGTCGTGTCGCCGGGATCCCGGTCGGCATCCACTGGAGTGCGCTCGTCGTCGGTATCGCCGTGACGGTCCTGTTGGCGCTGCAGATCCTGCCGGGCGCCGATCGGAGCGCCACCTCGACCGATCTCTGGATCGCCGCCGGCGCCGGCACGCTGCTGTTCTTCGTGTCACTCCTGGCCCACGAATTCGGGCATGCCATCATGGCCCGCCGCCACGATGTCGGCGTCGCCGGGCTCACGCTCTGGGTGCTCGGAGGCATGGCCAAGCTGACCAGGCAGGCCCCGACCCCTCGGGCAGAGTTCCAGATTGCGATCGCGGGGCCGGCTGCGAATGCGATCGGTGGCCTGCTCTTCGGCGGACTGGCCTGGCTCCTCTACGGCAACGAGTACTGGCTACTCGGCGGGGCGGTATGCGTCTGGCTCGCAGCGGTCAACGTGCTGCTGGCGGTCACCAATCTGGCGCCCGGGTCGCCGCTCGACGGCGGCCGGGTGTTGGCCGCGTTCCTGTGGCGCCGAAACGGCAATGCCGAACGATCACGCCTGATCGCCGCCCGTCTCGGACTTGCGATGGGCCTTGGCATCGTGATCCTCGGTCTGGCCGAGGCGCTGTGGGTCGGACGGATCTCGGGCTACCTCACCATCGCGATCGGCGTGTTCGTCGCAGCGGCGGCGAAGAACGACATCGCCGGCGCCGCCGTGCGGGCCCGGCTCGATGCCATGCGGCTCGACGCCCTCATGGTCCGCCATCCCGTCGCCGTGCCCGACGGATCGACCGCCAAGCAGTTCCTCGACTGGAGCAACACCCAACCGATCCGCTCTGCCAACCCCGTCGTCCGCTGGGGCAACGAACCGCTCGGCTACCTGACCTCGTCGATGGCGGCCCAAGTGCCCGAAGCCGACCGGTCGTGGACCACGGTCGGCGGCATCATGCTTCCCGCTCACCTCACGCCGCGGGCGTGGGACTTCGAGTCGGTCGCCACCGTGCTCGACCGACTCGACGTGTCCCTGCCCTCGGTCATCGTCGTCCACGACCCTCGCACCCGGCAGCCGCTGGGCACAGTGAGCGACGACCAGATCGTCGCCCTGTTCGCGCCACCCGACTGGTGGGGGCGAGACCGCACGCCGCCGATCGCCGCATTGCCGGCAACCGCTCCGGCACTCGTCGGCTCCCGCTGA
- a CDS encoding AI-2E family transporter: MTSVEAPSRDRRRPPPWIRRAIITWWLTGLVLVLVVLLVRELQSLLTQIVMALFLSFAIEPVVDKLERRGVRRSLASVLTLLGVVAAIIVFLAMMGTLIADQLNQLVDELPAYVESAQEWLDSTVGIQVSADDLLAQLQPGGEASKFASNLAGDLLGFGSTIANVLFQVLTVTIFAYYFSADGPRLRQSVCSVFPPARQHEILRVWELAITKTGGYISSRMILAVISATFHWVVFRTLGLPSPIALGLWVGIISQFIPAIGTYLAGILPVLVAVGIEPAKALWVIGAIVVYQQIENYVLQPRITAQTLDMHPAIAIAVVIGGTSLFGIAGALLSLPLFATVTAFSTAYIERHELVENRLVDQRGRPGDPTGRSDDAPTSLGDVLGASLTPDAGPDGGGTANDDEGLDQP; this comes from the coding sequence GTGACGAGCGTCGAAGCCCCCAGTCGCGATCGACGCCGCCCGCCACCGTGGATTCGTCGTGCCATCATCACCTGGTGGTTGACCGGACTCGTCCTGGTCCTGGTCGTCCTCCTCGTACGCGAGCTGCAGAGTCTGCTGACCCAGATCGTGATGGCGCTGTTCCTGTCGTTCGCGATCGAGCCGGTGGTGGACAAGCTCGAGCGGCGCGGTGTGCGCCGCAGCCTGGCGTCGGTCCTGACCCTGCTGGGCGTCGTCGCTGCGATCATCGTGTTCCTGGCGATGATGGGCACCCTCATCGCCGACCAGCTCAACCAACTCGTCGACGAGCTGCCGGCGTACGTCGAGAGCGCACAGGAGTGGCTCGACTCCACGGTCGGGATCCAGGTGAGTGCCGACGATCTCCTCGCTCAGCTGCAGCCCGGAGGCGAGGCATCCAAGTTCGCGAGCAACCTTGCCGGCGATCTCCTCGGCTTCGGCTCGACCATCGCCAACGTCTTGTTCCAGGTTCTCACCGTCACGATCTTCGCCTACTACTTCTCGGCCGACGGCCCGCGGCTGCGCCAGAGCGTCTGCTCGGTCTTCCCACCCGCTCGTCAGCACGAGATCCTTCGGGTCTGGGAGCTGGCCATCACCAAGACCGGTGGCTACATCAGCTCTCGCATGATCCTGGCCGTCATCTCCGCGACGTTCCACTGGGTCGTGTTCCGCACACTCGGGTTGCCGTCGCCCATCGCCCTGGGCCTCTGGGTCGGCATCATCTCGCAGTTCATCCCGGCAATCGGCACCTACCTGGCCGGCATCCTCCCGGTCCTCGTCGCCGTCGGTATCGAGCCCGCCAAGGCGCTGTGGGTCATTGGTGCGATCGTCGTCTACCAGCAAATCGAGAACTACGTCCTCCAGCCACGCATCACGGCCCAGACCCTCGATATGCACCCCGCGATCGCCATTGCGGTCGTGATCGGCGGCACCTCCCTGTTCGGGATCGCCGGTGCCCTGCTGTCGCTGCCGCTCTTTGCCACGGTCACGGCGTTCTCCACCGCCTACATCGAGCGGCACGAGCTGGTCGAGAACCGACTCGTTGATCAGCGGGGGCGACCCGGCGACCCCACCGGCCGATCCGACGACGCGCCCACCAGCCTCGGCGACGTGCTCGGCGCTTCCCTCACCCCCGACGCCGGCCCCGATGGCGGTGGAACAGCGAACGACGACGAAGGGTTGGATCAGCCATGA
- a CDS encoding glutaredoxin domain-containing protein produces MTASADTPTVEFYWRPGCPFCMLLERSLKKKRIPFTKKNIWDDAAHAAVVRSLANGNETVPTVVVGSWFGVNPSAKDVVAAISTEAPELLC; encoded by the coding sequence ATGACCGCAAGCGCCGATACCCCGACCGTCGAGTTCTACTGGCGACCGGGTTGCCCGTTCTGCATGCTCCTGGAACGGTCGCTCAAGAAGAAGCGCATCCCCTTCACCAAGAAGAACATCTGGGACGACGCGGCGCATGCTGCGGTGGTCCGATCGCTCGCGAACGGGAACGAGACCGTGCCCACCGTCGTCGTCGGTAGCTGGTTCGGGGTCAATCCGTCAGCCAAGGACGTCGTTGCTGCCATCTCGACCGAGGCGCCGGAACTTCTTTGCTAA